CAAGCCATTTACCCACACCAGAGGGTGAACATGAAGAAATAGTAAGAGCATTAATCCGGGTCCTGTCTTCAACTTCTCAGCAGCAGCAACTCCATCAAGTTTTGCCTCATACTTCTGTAACACACCCCGGAGCTTCCGATTTCGTGAGATATATACCAGATATGACAAACCCAAATATACAACCCCACACAGAAACCAATTTTCGCAGGCAAAACCTGAATAATACATCATTAATGAGAGAACGCAATAGTACTGTTCAAGCAACTGATCACATCAGCACCCTGCAGCATCATTTTCGTATGATATCGGAGAGAAGAAGGCGTGAAAAACTCAAAGTGAGTTTTGAGGCACTTAGAGCACTCCTTCCTGCGGAAACTAAGGTATGTTATAATTTAGCAATGCCAAGCATGTAGCTTTTTCatccatgaaaagaaaaattaataagttataGAAACTATGGATACACCAATCTCACAAGATGGtgatatttatatacttttttccATACAATACAATTAAACCTGAGATCAAACATTTAAGTGCATATTTAAGGGGCATGATTAAAAAATGTCATGTTTGTGAACGTTATGAATTAGGTTTTTCTCTGGTGGGATGTTTCTCGTGCCAAGcctttattttaagtttaaattaattattaattgtgtTTTGCTTCTACCATGTTAACATACTGTAGTATACTACATTAATTTTGATGATACTATTGATAAATAATAGTTAATAGTATAATGCATTATATTAGCAGATAACTTTCTTATATAAATGCTGTAGATTCATCAACAATATATATGGATGAAAATGTAAGTTCAAAATCAAACATTTCTTCCACTAGTACGTAATATGACATTTTTTGTTCTGATTCCAAAACAATCTAAGAGATTTGAATTTGGGTGGTTCAGAAAAGTAAAGCGATGATCCTGACAACCGCAAAGGAGAGAATAATATCTTTGATGGCTGACATTGAAAAGCTTAACATGAGAAAGCAGCAGCTTATGAAAGATTTGTCAGGTAATGAAAGCTTGAATGTTCGAGTTTGGCATGTACCAGAATCAAGTTCGTCAGAAGAGAAAATGGTGGACTTAGAAGTGACAGTGAGAGAACAAAGCTGCCAAGTTAATGTATCGATTCGCATATTCAAATTCTTAGAAAGGATTCAGAACTTAGGCTTGATTTCCACGAAAACAAACCTCCATACTACAGAAGGAGGGACAACCATTAATGTATTAACCTTCAGGCTCGGGATTATTGAGGTATGCATACAAAATTAGTAACATGTTCaaacctttatatatatatatatatatatatatatatagtgtgtgtgtgtgtgtgtaacttGATAATGAACACTTATCAGTGTAAGGGATTAAGTATTTGATTTGTATGTTGTAGTATGACTTTTATTGGGTAGAAATTAAACTACAAATACAGTGTGAAAAACTTATACTGATATAATATTGTGATGCATTATAgaaattgataataatatataacagtaatgatttagattttatcgaacatatatcaataaaaaaaaaaaaaaaaaaaaaaactcaacctttagtatttttaaattaacatattgtcctttttttgttataatatatgtGGGATatacatttcatttttaaataaaatgtgtgaaatttttgaaaattttaatctttgttaTACTTTATCTagcaaataatataatttacttcccaatttttaaataatacattatgCTTTAGAATAAAGCTGGACGCAGTAATGCAACTAGCTttgtatgaaattttatatctattatataCAGACTTATTGTTAATTAACGGTTagattacttatatttatattttgtattattattattatgattcaataaattttgatttcgGTTTATAAAAAAAGCAAATGGACGttaacttagtttttttttttaattactatttgtttttaatttttaaagtggCAAaggtgttatatattttttaaaatattacgagactattttatcaatttcatatttaagGTCTGATACTgtataaattatgaatttaatactaaatataaagttatcatatcaatttataatttttcacatatttaaaaGGATGATGATAAACAAAtatctcaatttttattaactgtttattcaacacaaataaaataatatttttattttaaattataaaataaattaaaataaattaacttcaatttaaatatatatatatatatatatatatatatattaaatgtgaaataaaGGTATAAAAATCACCATCAAActttttccatttaaaaaaGAGGAGGAATAATTAATTGTGTCTATTATTTGTTTGCAGAGCAATAAATGGGACGAACGTGAGTTCGAGGAAGCAATCAGAAGACTTCTATCTGACCTAATAAATTGTCAACTCCACCAATAAATCCACATCATCGCTTCatctttaagtttttaatagaaaaagttataaaagataaaaatatagataaaataggaaattaatatttttgtaagtgGCTTGTGGATAACTTAGTTtaacattgttaaaatatctgTAAAAGATGACTGTTCagataaatttaaagatttatgCTTATTATAGGCTAAATTTTTGAATTAGTGTTGAAagaatttaagaatatatttgtttaaaaatataaaatgttttgagCTTAATTCATGTATTCAATCTTGTAATTTTGTATcgaaatttgaataaatattttgataactttgTAGAGTGGTAGAATATTCTAAGGTAACGATTTTTCTTTGTGGAAAATGTTTACCCTATAATAAATCACAAATTAACAAGGTCAAACTATTAAATGGAATTCGAAACTCGAGTTGAATAATTCAAAATCAcgttaaaataagtatttttttttaaatttcatatttcacAATTAATGTTAAGCtcaaaaataaactaacaagTGGCCACCATTTGTTAGTTAAGAAGTAATTCTAGGAAAGATGcaagaagatattttttttaacacattttcataatacatattttacattttaatattagttaaaatattaaatttattaaaactatataGAACCAAGCCATAATTCATTCTATGGTTTCATTTAAAAAGTAGAGTTTCAAAACTATTCATTGATGGCATTATTGCAAccagtatttttttaaaatgagtttacttttacaataaattaCTCAAGTTTAGCAATTCTATATTCTCCATGTGTAATAATACTAcgcagtatttttttttcttttttgcaaa
This genomic stretch from Vigna radiata var. radiata cultivar VC1973A chromosome 7, Vradiata_ver6, whole genome shotgun sequence harbors:
- the LOC106766501 gene encoding putative transcription factor bHLH041 → MAVFMGCKAGEIELGFSNIPQDDIETALQNLFPEDFYMRFQSIDQNPYSSSSSSFIISSTNTFNQSLNIPGTSHSNFPEALGVAPTQPTSHQHNIQPLSQVIPFPSHLPTPEGEHEEIVRALIRVLSSTSQQQQLHQVLPHTSVTHPGASDFVRYIPDMTNPNIQPHTETNFRRQNLNNTSLMRERNSTVQATDHISTLQHHFRMISERRRREKLKVSFEALRALLPAETKKSKAMILTTAKERIISLMADIEKLNMRKQQLMKDLSGNESLNVRVWHVPESSSSEEKMVDLEVTVREQSCQVNVSIRIFKFLERIQNLGLISTKTNLHTTEGGTTINVLTFRLGIIEVCIQN